Proteins found in one Panicum hallii strain FIL2 chromosome 4, PHallii_v3.1, whole genome shotgun sequence genomic segment:
- the LOC112889698 gene encoding tetraspanin-8-like: MVRCSNGLLGLLNAGVLVLAVVALGGGAWLSHRASTDCERFLERPVIALGVLLLALSLAGLAGALCRASCLLWLYLLALFLLIVLLFAFTIFAFVVTNRGAGWVVSGRGYKEYRLGDYSTWLQRRVENAGNWAKIRSCIHDGKVCQKLGDRKETVTQFVNSNLSPIQSGCCKPPTGCNFTYQSETVWIKPDGFNTTTDDPDCTTWSNDQTALCYDCMACKAGVLANLKNDWKKIATVNIVFLIFLIVIYSVGCCAFRNNRQDNSDPAWK; this comes from the exons ATGGTGCGGTGCAGCAACGGCCTCCTGGGCCTCCTCAACGCGGGCGTGCTGGtcctcgccgtcgtcgcgctgggcggcggcgcgtggctgAGCCACCGCGCGTCCACCGACTGCGAGCGGTTCCTCGAGCGCCCCGTCATCGCGCTGGGCGTGCTCCTCCTCGCGCTCTCCCTCGCGGGCCTGGCGGGGGCGCTCTGCCGCGCGTCCTGCCTCCTCTGGCTCTACCTCCTCGCGCTCTTCCTCCTCATCGTGCTCCTCTTCGCGTTCACCATCTTCGCATTCGTCGTCACCAACCGCGGCGCCGGGTGGGTCGTCTCCGGCAGGGGGTACAAGGAGTACCGCCTCGGGGACTACTCCACCTGGCTGCAGCGGAGGGTCGAGAACGCCGGGAATTGGGCCAAGATCCGGAGCTGCATCCATGACGGCAAGGTCTGCCAGAAGCTTGGGGACAGGAAGGAGACGGTCACCCAGTTCGTCAACAGCAACCTCTCCCCGATCCAG TCTGGATGCTGCAAGCCACCAACCGGCTGCAACTTCACCTACCAGAGCGAGACCGTCTGGATCAAACCCGATGGCTTCAACACTACCACCGACGACCCCGACTGCACCACATGGTCGAACGACCAGACCGCGCTCTGCTATGACTGCATGGCGTGCAAGGCGGGCGTGCTCGCAAACCTGAAGAACGACTGGAAGAAGATCGCCACCGTCAACATcgtcttcctgatcttcctcaTCGTCATCTACTCCGTGGGGTGCTGCGCGTTCAGGAACAACCGGCAGGACAACTCGGACCCGGCCTGGAAGTGA
- the LOC112889696 gene encoding uncharacterized protein LOC112889696 isoform X1 produces MRVAAAAAAGTLRPTAATLLFSPPHQHLRPLSLHRRVTQHLPFARRRRDSYSTATVAAQQEDSGGAGGEAEGKASRRRRARESPEGNLRHQLDMCSRNADLTTALRLYDAALSPDSPVPLSLHHYNCLLYLCSNAAASDPDSSADADQRGFNIFARMEADGVQPNEAALTSVARLAAATRDPAMDFANSLTELAIKREARDDFLGFQSWLSRHGPFDAVIDAANVGLYNSKAFSFSQVNSVVNAIQRITKSNKLPLIILHWNRVNGGNAKAPYNQKILESWRKAGALYATPPGSNDDWYWLYAAVSCRSLLVTNDEMRDHLFQLLGTSFFPRWKEKHQVRLTFSGRGPTLHLPPPYSIVIQDSEDGSWHVPTTTGDDIEKPRQWICSKRKSWGAHAHQVLGGTHALGFCSVARCSADDQADAEPPRFTVVPGDTAVDGPGTGAGVGVSEAAERVCRVVSTQPELGIASALDALRVAVSPELVAEVLKNLSNAGMLALAFFRWAERQEGFRYTAESFHNLIEALGKIKQFRLVWSLVETMRCRCLLSKDTFKLIVRRYARARKVKEAVETFEKMSSFGLKTELSDYNWLIDTLSKSKQVKKGHAVYNEMKRKGRFVPDLKTYTVLMEGWGHEKDLLMVKTVYQEMLDAGIRPDVVAYGMLISAFCKSGKCDEAVKVFHEMEVSGCMPSPHVYCMLINGLGSEERLDEALKYFELYKESGFPMEVPTCNAVVGAYCRASKFQHAFKMVDEMRKCKIGPNSRTYDIILHHLIKSQKFEEAYDVFHRMGSDSCEPQLNTYTMMVGMFCSNGRVDMALKVWKQMKEKGVLPCMHMFSALINGLCFENRLEEACIYFQEMLDKGIRPPGQLFSNLKEALVEGGRISLAQEMALKLDTLRKTPLHG; encoded by the exons ATGCGtgtcgccgcggcggcggcggcggggacccTCCGCCCCACGGCGGCCACCCTCCTCTTCTCCCCGCCGCACCAGCACCTCCGCCCCCTATCGCTCCACCGCCGCGTCACCCAGCACCTCCCCttcgcccgccggcgccgcgacTCCTACTCCACCGCCACGGTAGCCGCCCAGCAGGAGGACTCCGGCGGTGCCGGAGGCGAAGCCGAGGGCAaggcctcccgccgccgccgcgcccgcgagTCCCCCGAGGGTAACCTCCGCCACCAGCTCGACATGTGCTCCCGCAACGCCGACCTCACCACCGCCCTCCGCCTCTACGACGCCGCCCTCTCCCCGGATTCCCCCGTACCGCTGTCCCTCCACCACTACAACTGCCTGCTCTACCTATGCTccaacgccgccgcctccgACCCCGACAGCTCCGCCGACGCCGACCAGCGCGGCTTCAACATCTTCGCCAGGATGGAGGCCGACGGCGTCCAGCCCAACGAGGCCGCCCTCACCAGCGTcgcgcgcctcgccgccgccacgcgcGACCCCGCCATGGACTTTGCGAATTCCCTCACCGAACTGGCCATCAAGCGTGAGGCCAGGGATGATTTCCTCGGCTTTCAG AGCTGGCTAAGTCGCCATGGACCATTTGATGCTGTTATAGATGCTGCTAATGTAGGCCTTTACAATAGTAAAGCTTTCAGTTTTTCTCAG GTGAACTCTGTTGTAAATGCTATTCAGAGAATAACTAAATCAAACAAATTGCCACTGATAATTTTGCACTGGAACCGTGTAAATGGCGGTAATGCAAAAGCTCCATACAACCAGAAGATTCTAGAGAGTTGGAGGAAAGCTGGAGCTTTGTATGCTACCCCTCCTGGTTCCAATGATGATTG GTATTGGCTGTATGCGGCTGTCAGTTGCCGATCGTTGCTTGTTACAAATGACGAGATGCGAGACCACTTGTTTCAACTACTTGGCACTAGTTTCTTTCCCAGGTGGAAAGAGAAACATCAG GTCAGACTAACCTTCTCAGGGCGTGGCCCTACTCTTCATTTGCCGCCTCCTTATTCAATTGTTATTCAG GATTCTGAAGATGGAAGCTGGCATGTACCAACGACAACTGGCGATGATATTGAAAAGCCGCGGCAGTGGATCTGCTCTAAAAGAAAATCTTGGGGTGCCCATGCTCACCAGGTGCTCGGCGGAACGCACGCCTTGGGGTTCTGCAGCGTGGCTCGGTGTTCTGCGGATGACCAAGCTGACGCAGAGCCACCACGGTTCACAGTGGTACCGGGCGACACTGCAGTGGATGGTCCAGGCACAGGTGCGGGTGTGGGCGTGTCAGAGGCTGCCGAGAGGGTGTGCCGCGTCGTGTCAACCCAGCCAGAATTGGGGATTGCGTCAGCGCTTGATGCGCTCCGGGTGGCTGTGTCGCCAGAGCTTGTGGCCGAGGTGCTAAAAAACCTGAGCAATGCCGGCATGCTAGCACTTGCCTTCTTCAGGTGGGCAGAGAGGCAGGAGGGGTTCAGGTACACAGCCGAGAGCTTCCACAATCTGATCGAAGCACTTGGCAAGATCAAGCAGTTCAGGTTGGTGTGGAGCTTGGTGGAGACCATGCGTTGCAGGTGCTTGCTCTCTAAGGACACGTTCAAGCTTATTGTCCGGAGGTATGCCCGGGCGAGGAAGGTCAAGGAGGCTGTGGAGACATTCGAGAAGATGAGCAGTTTTGGGCTCAAAACTGAGTTATCGGATTACAACTGGTTGATTGACACATTAAGCAAATCCAAACAAGTGAAGAAGGGACACGCCGTCTACAACGAGATGAAGAGGAAGGGCAGGTTTGTTCCTGATTTGAAGACCTATACAGTCCTCATGGAAGGCTGGGGCCATGAGAAAGATCTGTTGATGGTCAAAACAGTGTACCAAGAAATGCTGGATGCAGGCATTAGGCCTGATGTTGTGGCGTATGGAATGCTGATCAGTGCCTTTTGCAAGTCTGGCAAATGTGATGAGGCCGTCAAGGTGTTCCACGAGATGGAAGTGAGTGGTTGCATGCCGAGCCCTCATGTGTACTGCATGCTTATCAATGGACTTGGTTCGGAGGAGAGACTGGATGAAGCTTTGAAGTACTTTGAGCTTTATAAGGAAAGTGGGTTCCCCATGGAGGTGCCTACATGCAATGCGGTTGTTGGAGCTTACTGTAGAGCCTCAAAGTTTCAGCATGCTTTCAAGATGGTTGATGAGATGAGGAAGTGTAAAATTGGACCCAATTCCCGGACTTATGATATAATTCTTCATCATCTTATAAAATCGCAGAAATTCGAAGAGGCATATGATGTATTCCATAGGATGGGGTCGGACAGCTGTGAGCCTCAGCTCAATACATATACAATGATGGTTGGCATGTTCTGCAGTAATGGAAGAGTTGATATGGCATTAAAGGTGTGGAAGCAAATGAAGGAGAAAGGTGTCCTCCCATGTATGCATATGTTTTCGGCATTGATCAATGGGTTATGCTTTGAGAACAGGCTCGAAGAAGCTTGTATATATTTCCAAGAGATGTTGGACAAAGGAATAAGGCCACCTGGTCAGCTGTTTAGTAATTTGAAGGAAGCTCTTGTTGAAGGAGGAAGAATTAGTTTGGCACAAGAGATGGCTTTGAAGTTAGATACATTAAGGAAAACCCCTTTGCATGGTTGA
- the LOC112888511 gene encoding uncharacterized protein LOC112888511 isoform X1 — protein sequence MAKELEHLKINLPDKFVAGGIIAKLPPSWRDFATTLKHKRMEISVSDLIASLDVEEKARAKDGRSKAAEGQTSVNMVQKSHGKGKGKGKKTKPQPTTTFKKKKFKEGQGCFVCGSTDHWAKKCPHRKGRKPSPEQKTVNTVTMAGVETNHSGFYRDDGQWVACYCSWCWHGRSETYFGKDRAAEERAACPYYRQESS from the exons ATGGCCAAGGAGCTTgagcacctcaagatcaacctacccgacaagtttgtggctggTGGCATCATTGCCAAGTTGCCTCCTTCCTGGAGGGATTTTGCCACTACACTCAAACACAAGAGGATGGAGATATCAGTGTCTGATCTGATAGCatctcttgatgttgaggagaaagcTCGGGCCAAGGATGGGCGATCTAAGGCTGCTGAGGGCCAGACTAGTGTCAACATGGTGCAAAAGTCTCATGGcaaaggcaagggcaagggaaagaagaccaagccgcagcctacaactactttcaagaagaagaaatttAAGGAAGGTCAAGGCTGTTTTGTGTGTGGATCTACTGATCATTGGGCAAAGAAGTGCCCACACCGCAAAGGAAGAAAGCCTTCACCTGAGCAGAAGACTGTGAACACGGTCACCATGGCTGgagtggaaacca accaCTCGGGATTCTACCGTGATGATGGGCAATGGGTCGCATGCTACTGTTCATGGTGTTGGCACGGTCGATCTGAAACTTACTTCGGGAAAgatcgtgcagctgaagaacgtgcagcatgtccctactatcggcaagaatctagttag
- the LOC112888511 gene encoding uncharacterized protein LOC112888511 isoform X2: MAKELEHLKINLPDKFVAGGIIAKLPPSWRDFATTLKHKRMEISVSDLIASLDVEEKARAKDGRSKAAEGQTSVNMVQKSHGKGKGKGKKTKPQPTTTFKKKKFKEGQGCFVCGSTDHWAKKCPHRKGRKPSPEQKTVNTVTMAGVETSGPLGILP; this comes from the exons ATGGCCAAGGAGCTTgagcacctcaagatcaacctacccgacaagtttgtggctggTGGCATCATTGCCAAGTTGCCTCCTTCCTGGAGGGATTTTGCCACTACACTCAAACACAAGAGGATGGAGATATCAGTGTCTGATCTGATAGCatctcttgatgttgaggagaaagcTCGGGCCAAGGATGGGCGATCTAAGGCTGCTGAGGGCCAGACTAGTGTCAACATGGTGCAAAAGTCTCATGGcaaaggcaagggcaagggaaagaagaccaagccgcagcctacaactactttcaagaagaagaaatttAAGGAAGGTCAAGGCTGTTTTGTGTGTGGATCTACTGATCATTGGGCAAAGAAGTGCCCACACCGCAAAGGAAGAAAGCCTTCACCTGAGCAGAAGACTGTGAACACGGTCACCATGGCTGgagtggaaaccagtgg accaCTCGGGATTCTACCGTGA
- the LOC112888510 gene encoding uncharacterized protein LOC112888510 isoform X1 has translation MVRCTNGLLGLLNAGVLVLAVVGLGGGAWLSHRVSTDCELFLERPVVALGVLLLALSLAGLAGALCRASCLLWLYLLALFLLIVLLFAFTIFAFVVTNRGVGWVVFGRGSRTRGIGPRSGAAIHNICTSAILWSLWNIRNAMCFQGLVWSDVNMVLFKATRMMRRWAVLCKDPNVLEDLVTRLEARARQPPRLAWVESPSLAAPTTQNWGALGVVVSSASGVEEGSELLEYLGLAHVNPNNSCKILKTH, from the exons ATGGTGCGGTGCACCAACGGCCTCCTGGGTCTCCTCAACGCGGGCGTGCTGgtcctcgccgtcgtcgggctgggcggcggcgcgtggctcaGCCACCGCGTCTCCACCGACTGCGAGCTGTTCCTCGAGCGGCCCGTCGTCGCGCTGGGCGTGCTCCTCCTCGCGCTCTCCCTCGCGGGCCTCGCCGGGGCGCTCTGCCGCGCATCCTGCCTCCTTTGGCTCTACCTCCTCGCGCTCTTCCTCCTCATCGTGCTCCTCTTCGCATTCACCATCTTCGCCTTCGTCGTCACCAACCGCGGCGTCGGGTGGGTCGTCTTCGGCAG AGGGTCGAGAACGCGGGGAATTGGGCCAAGATCCGGAGCTGCCATCCATAACATTTGTACTTCTGCTATTCTTTGGAGCTTGTGGAATATAAGAAATGCTATGTGTTTTCAGGGTTTGGTGTGGTCGGACGTGAATATGGTGCTGTTCAAGGCGACGAGGATGATGCGGAGATGGGCGGTTCTGTGCAAGGACCCAAACGTGCTGGAGGACCTGGTGACGAGGCTGGAAGCGCGAGCAAGACAACCGCCGAGACTTGCCTGGGTCGAGTCTCCTTCGCTGGCTGCGCCGACGACACAAAACTGGGGGGCGCTGGGAGTGGTCGTTTCATCAGCTTCTGGCGTGGAAGAGGGGTCTGAgctgttggaatatttgggcctagcccatgtaaatccaaataattcctgtAAAATTTTAAAGACCCATTAG
- the LOC112888510 gene encoding tetraspanin-7-like isoform X2, whose protein sequence is MVRCTNGLLGLLNAGVLVLAVVGLGGGAWLSHRVSTDCELFLERPVVALGVLLLALSLAGLAGALCRASCLLWLYLLALFLLIVLLFAFTIFAFVVTNRGVGVWCGRT, encoded by the exons ATGGTGCGGTGCACCAACGGCCTCCTGGGTCTCCTCAACGCGGGCGTGCTGgtcctcgccgtcgtcgggctgggcggcggcgcgtggctcaGCCACCGCGTCTCCACCGACTGCGAGCTGTTCCTCGAGCGGCCCGTCGTCGCGCTGGGCGTGCTCCTCCTCGCGCTCTCCCTCGCGGGCCTCGCCGGGGCGCTCTGCCGCGCATCCTGCCTCCTTTGGCTCTACCTCCTCGCGCTCTTCCTCCTCATCGTGCTCCTCTTCGCATTCACCATCTTCGCCTTCGTCGTCACCAACCGCGGCGTCGG GGTTTGGTGTGGTCGGACGTGA
- the LOC112890834 gene encoding pentatricopeptide repeat-containing protein At1g71060, mitochondrial-like — protein sequence MPPPLPASPALPRRSPFAHAHQVLGGTHALGFCSAARHSTDDQAGVEPPRFTVVPGDTAVNGPGTGAGVGVSEAAERVCRVVSTQPELGIASALDALRVAVSPELVAEVLKNLSNAGMLALAFFRWAERRDGFRYTAESFDNLIEALGKTKQFRLMWSLVETMRCRCLLSKDTFKLIVRRYARARKVKEAVETFEKMSSCGLKTELSDYN from the coding sequence atgcctcCTCCGCTTCCCGCGTCACCAGCACTGCCTCGCCGCTCGCCGTTTGCCCATGCTCACCAGGTGCTCGGCGGAACGCACGCCTTGGGGTTCTGCAGCGCGGCTCGGCATTCTACGGATGACCAAGCTGGCGTAGAGCCACCACGGTTCACAGTGGTACCGGGCGACACTGCGGTGAATGGTCCGGGCACAGGTGCGGGTGTGGGCGTGTCAGAGGCTGCCGAGAGGGTGTGCCGCGTCGTGTCAACCCAGCCAGAATTGGGAATTGCGTCAGCGCTTGATGCGCTCCGGGTGGCCGTGTCGCCAGAGCTTGTGGCCGAGGTGCTAAAAAACCTGAGCAATGCCGGCATGCTAGCGCTTGCCTTCTTCAGGTGGGCAGAGAGGCGGGATGGGTTCAGGTACACGGCCGAGAGCTTCGACAATCTGATCGAAGCACTTGGCAAAACCAAGCAGTTCAGGCTGATGTGGAGCTTGGTGGAGACCATGCGATGCAGGTGCTTGCTCTCTAAGGACACGTTCAAGCTTATTGTCCGGAGGTATGCCCGGGCGAGGAAGGTCAAGGAGGCTGTGGAGACGTTCGAGAAGATGAGCAGTTGTGGGCTCAAAACTGAGTTATCGGATTACAACTGA
- the LOC112889808 gene encoding protein ECERIFERUM 3-like has protein sequence MGSPLASWPWASLGSYKYLLYGPLAAKVAHAWRETGSPPLSSWCLHLLVLLALRSLTFQLWFSYGNMLFFTRRRRVVKDGVDFRQIDAEWDWDNMVILQTLIAAMVANSPSSPGVAELRAWDPRGWALALLLHVTVSEPLFYWAHRALHRGPLFSRYHAMHHSSAVTQPLTAGFGTPLEALVLTAAMGAPLAGAFAAGAGSVSLVYGHVLLFDYLRCMGYSNVEVVSHKAFAAVPALRYLIYTPTYLSLHHREKDSNFCLFMPLFDALGGTINAKSWELQKEVDQGMNDRVPDFVFLAHVVDVVSSMHVPFAFRSCSSLPFATRLVLLPLWPVAFAFMLLQWFCSKTFTVSFYFLRGRLHQTWSVPRYGFQYFIPSAKKGINRQIELAILRADKMGVKVISLAALNKNEALNGGGTLFVSKHPNLRVRVVHGNTLTAAVILNEIPSNVKEVFLTGATSKLGRAIALYLCRKKIRVLMLTLSTERFLKIQREAPAESQQYLVQVTKYQAAQSCKTWIVGKWLSPREQRWAPPGTHFHQFVVPPIIGFRRDCTYGKLAAMRLPKDVEGLGSCEYTMERGVVHACHAGGVVHCLEGWGHHEVGAIDVDRIDVVWKAALKHGLTPA, from the exons ATGGGTTCTCCGCTGGCTTCCTGGCCATGGGCGAGCCTCGGCTCCTACAAG TACCTGCTGTACGGGCCCCTGGCGGCGAAGGTGGCGCACGCGTGGAGGGAGACGGGGAGCCCGCCGCTGAGCTCGTGGTGCCTCCACCTGCTGGTCCTCCTGGCGCTCCGCTCGCTCACCTTCCAGCTCTGGTTCTCCTACGGCAACATGCTCTTCttcacccgccgccgccgcgtcgtcaaGGACGGCGTCGACTTCCGCCAGATCGACGCCGAGTGGGACTG GGATAACATGGTGATCCTGCAGACCCTCATCGCGGCCATGGTGGCCAACAGCCCGTCGTCCCCGGGCGTGGCGGAGCTCCGGGCGTGGGACCCGCGCGGGTGGGCCCTGGCCCTGCTCCTGCACGTGACCGTCTCGGAGCCGCTCTTCTACTGGGCCCACAGGGCGCTCCACCGGGGCCCGCTCTTCAGCCGGTACCACGCCATGCACCACTCGTCCGCCGTCACCCAGCCGCTCACGGCCGGGTTCGGCACGCCGCTGGAGGCGCTGGTCCTGACGGCGGCGATGGGGGCCCCGCTGGCGGGCGccttcgccgccggcgccgggtcCGTGAGCCTGGTCTACGGGCACGTCCTCCTCTTCGACTACCTCCGGTGCATGGGGTACAGCAACGTGGAGGTCGTCTCCCACAAGGCCttcgccgccgtccccgcgctCAGATACCTCATCTACACCCCCAC GTATTTGAGCCTGCATCACAGGGAGAAGGACAGCAATTTCTGCCTGTTTATGCCTCTGTTCGACGCCCTCGGAGGGACCATCAACGCCAAGTCCTGGGAGCTTCAGAAGGAGGTCGACCAAG GCATGAACGATCGGGTGCCGGACTTCGTGTTCCTGGCGCACGTCGTGGACGTGGTGTCGTCGATGCACGTGCCCTTCGCATTCCGGTCCTGCAGCTCGCTGCCGTTCGCGACCCGCCTCGTACTGCTGCCGCTCTGGCCCGTCGCCTTCGCCTTCATGCTCCTCCAGTGGTTCTGCTCCAAGACCTTCACCGTCAGCTTCTACTTCCTCCGCGGCCGGCTCCACCAGACCTGGAGCGTCCCCAGATACGGCTTCCAG TACTTCATTCCGTCGGCGAAGAAGGGGATCAACAGGCAGATCGAGCTGGCCATCCTGAGGGCGGACAAGATGGGCGTCAAAGTGATCAGCCTTGCTGCGCTCAACAAG AACGAGGCGCTCAATGGCGGCGGCACACTGTTCGTGAGCAAGCACCCCAACCTGCGGGTGAGGGTGGTGCACGGCAACACCCTGACGGCCGCCGTGATCCTCAACGAGATCCCCAGCAACGTGAAGGAGGTGTTCCTCACCGGCGCGACGTCCAAGCTCGGCAGGGCCATCGCGCTCTACCTCTGCCGGAAGAAGATCAGGGTCCTG ATGCTGACGCTGTCGACGGAGAGGTTCCTGAAGATCCAGAGGGAGGCACCGGCCGAGTCCCAGCAGTACCTCGTGCAGGTCACCAAGTACCAGGCGGCGCAGAGCTGCAAG ACATGGATCGTGGGCAAGTGGCTGTCGCCGCGGGAGCAGCGGTGGGCGCCGCCAGGCACCCACTTCCACCAGTTCGTGGTGCCGCCCATCATCGGCTTCCGCCGGGACTGCACCTACGGCAAGCTCGCCGCCATGAGGCTCCCCAAGGACGTCGAGGGCCTCGGCTCCTGCGAG TACACGATGGAGCGCGGGGTGGTGCACGCGTGCCACGCCGGCGGCGTGGTGCACTGCCTGGAGGGGTGGGGGCACCACGAGGTGGGCGCCATCGACGTGGACCGGATCGACGTCGTGTGGAAGGCGGCGCTCAAGCACGGGCTCACGCCGGCGTGA